TATGCACCATGAGCACTTTTCATGTCTCTACGTGAGATCTTTATCAGCCTAAAAGTTGCCACAAAGCAGAAGAACGTTTGGTAGGAAGAAGAATATAAATGGGACATCGATGCCTGTGGATATGAGCCTCGCTagcatgaaaacaaaattatcaccacaaaaaaaaaatgactccTTCCTAGTTGAGTCTACATTTTAGCCATTGTAAAcccaaaagaaaattcaaagcAACCAACTGGTTGAGCACTGTGAGATTCACGTTGCTCTTGTGGGAGGAAGATCCGAGTATGCACGTCTGGCGCTCCTTGTAGAGCTAACATCCCATTATCTGTCATTAACTGTGGTCGATCGTCTTCTTGTAAAGTTCACATCTCAGTTTCTATGATTTTTCTCATCATCTCAATCGGGATCAGACCCTCTGTTCTTATTGCATCCTTCGAAGGATCTGGGCTGACAAAAAACAATGTTGGCAGTCCCCGCACCTAGTGCATCGCATAAACAAATTTTCAGGTCCAAAGCAAGAAATTGATGATAGTCAGTGGTGTGATACATGAAGAGTATTGACCATCAAGATGGTGAACTGATACCTGCATATCACGGGCAAACTCGTACTCATCATCTGTATCAACTTTGACAATCATCACGTTATTTTCGTATTCTACTGCAAGCTGATCAGAAAGCGAACAGTCATTCAAGGATTTGTCTAATACAGCCAACAAGATGCGGCcaattttaaacaaactaaCGCATCAAGCTGTCACAATGCATGTGCAAGaacttggaaaatgaaaaagcaaacaGCAATGAAAGAAGATGTTCAGAATTCAGAAGAACATTAACTGTCCATCTTGGCAAGGCATCCCGGGCTGAGATACCATTCCTCATTAACGAGAATTCGAGGAAAACCTAGAAAATAGCTGGATGAcacaaggaaagaaaacagCTGATTCATTTGGCAATTTAATGCAATTTGAGGAACAGGGGCTGCTATCATCCAGTTGTTGCTGGTGGTGCAGTGGCAACCGTATATTGTAATGGTCTGAAGACTGAACTGATGATTCTAGGATAAGAGTCGCGGTCTTTGAGTACCTTGTCCAGTGGTTTTAGAAGCATGCTCTGCTTCCAAAGCTAACCCATGAACCTGGTCATTCCAGATTCCAGGTGAATAAGAGAAACAAACTGGATCACCTGTCTTACATCTTAAGGGATCACAATCTTTCTGGCTGACTTaacctttcattttcttttatgcagATAAAGGACGCAGACAAAAAGCAATCATGTTTCAGACAAGTTAAGCAAAGCAGGGTGCTGTTGATTTCGGGAAGCATAAATGTGAGCCTCAAAAGAATCAAAGGAGCTTTCTTGGAGGAGTTCCATGATGGTACAAGATCCACAGCTATTTGTTTGGCTGGTTACCAATGGTTCAACGTTCCTTCTTCACAGGCTCTAGTGTAACACTGTTAACTAGTAATGCACAAGCTTCTAATTAGCCCACCAGTATAGCATATAGAGGCCATAAAAAAAAGGTGAAGACCAAAGAAAATCATTGATAAGCAATTACAAAGTATAGCCTTCTACCGGCAACgcaactttgccaaaaaaaacaGGTAGGACAAGTAAGTGCGGCATGCAAGTGAAAGAACAGATTTGTACAGTGATTACAAAGCATGACATAAGCATAGCACCAGCTCCCGGCTCAGATGGTGCTTGCCAAGTAGCCACTGCATCTTAAATGCAGTTGGGGATGGATTCATCTTCTAAATTTTGCATGCACGTGATGGTTGGGGCTCATCTTCTCAGAGTCTCCTTCGCCTAAACAGTTCTTGTCTTTGTTccctgctatatatatatatatatatatatatatatatatatatatatatatatatatatatatatatatatatatagcagaatCTTAAAGAGATTGTCAGACATGCATACTTGACTAAGTTGTATCATTGAGAAAGTGAGAACCACAACATGAGGACAAATCATACAGTTGACCAAGATTGGAAGGCAGCAAAGGAGATAAGATTGATGGTTAAATTTTCTTAACAACATGTAGTCTGCGATTAGCACTCGATTGTTCAAACTGCTGCAAGATATGACTTTTACATAGACTGCATCCAAGGGTCTTAATGCACAAAGCAGGATACCCCGTAGAATAGTTTGTCAATAATTAGAATAAGAAGGGTGCTATCTTTGGCACAGCAAATGGTTGTCTCCATTTTGCATTTGATACTTGAATACTCGATCAGTGGTAGTGCCATAGGAAGATGAAGACAAGTATACCCACTGGAAGTTTTGAGGCGAAATGCATTAACCAACCTAGTTCCCTGTCACGGGGACAAGTGTAAGTTAACTACGCACTCCATTCTTAATGCTGCTCCCAAGAAGAATTTTAAAGTTACACGATTTTGACTTCAGAACCTAAGTTGGCCAATAATCGAAGAGATCCAATGAAGAGGCTTGACATGGACGAGAACCATGTGGGCATTTGCCTAAACAACTAGATAAAAAATGTAGTAAAACTATGTTCTTCATCTCCTTTGGGTTTTCTAGCGGTACAATTCAGCAATCCAGAGATAACCATTACTGGATTTCAAGCTGCAAGCATGTAAAGTGAACTATTACATGCACAACTTGGTCTTGACTTTCCCGTTTCATCTTCTAACTGTCAACCCTATGACCGGATAATGATTTATTTCCATCATCAAGCATTTAAGTTTACCCTCCTTCAAGCCATTCATGGAATAAGCTGAAAGAAGCAGGACattatcattttccaatttaaCGTTTCAAAAATCAGGAGAACCGGACGAAAGAGCTGAGTAAGAAAGATTCGAGGACCAAGATGTTATTTGAAGGTCAGATATGACTAAAACATGGATATATTGTTACATCAAGAAGTTTCACCAGCCTGAATCTACTATTAATTAACCGAGCAGAACTGCGCACAAACGATGTAGATATCAAGTGATCTCCCATAATGTTCACAGATGGTATGCACACGAGGCATTCATTTTAACGGGTGGATAAATGCATAAAACGCCTGGTTTTGGTCTTTTAAAAGCTCATGAATACTCGACGAACTACAGAATCATGAATTTCTAGATAGAAACTATAAAACCAGGAACAAGAGGAGATTTAAAGAAAATAGATGTATACCATTTCGAGATCCTGTGCCATCAAAATACATGGACCGCACCACGTTGCGTAGAAATCAATAACCAAGGGAACATTTCTCTTTCCCTGTACCAAATCATAGACCTCTTTGGCAGACACCTTCTTCTGCTCAACAACAACACGAATATTTCCCAGATGAAACAAAGCGAAAATAAACCCACcatagaaacaaagaaagaacatgGTGGCAGGCTGAATCTGAAAAGAAGATAGGATAACCTAAAACATGAAAGCCACAAAgtaaaggagaagaagaagaagaagaagaagaaaaaaagaaagaaagaaagaaagaaagaaagaaagaaagggggaCCAAGAAGAGTCcgtttttaagaaaatgaacaaaaccAGCAAAAAAGTGATGCAAAATTGAAGATTAAAACGACACGGGGAGAGCAGAAAAAGTTGGCAGAGCGTACCACTAAATAATTCTCCCTTATATATTTGCCAGAAGAGGCGACCGCACACCGTTGGACAGGACGGGCTTTGAGGGGAGAAGGCCGGCGGAGTGTGAGAAGGGGTTGACGAAACGCGGCAGATGGTAGCGCAGTTTGGGGAGGAAGACGGAGGAGGGAGGGAGCCCTCCAGGATGACACTGCTACATGTACTGCAGCCATTGTTTGAGATAGGAATCCTTTCCAACGCAGTTACACAGTCCCAGTAAGCGGGCGGGTAGATGGATACTTTTTGTGTAGTGCGCCAAGGGAAGGCAAAGTGGAGTGCTAAAAGCCGACAacgaaattaagaaaaaaactacAATACTTCGCTAAACCATgaaatgttgttttgtttgaatTAGCTGATTCTAAACATTCTTTTGTCAAAGATTGTCTACGTCAGATAATAAATAACATATAAGATTTACAAAAAACACGCACAACATTAGAAATTTTGTAGTTTAATGCCATCATAGAACCGGTAGGATGAGTATGGAACTTTGGAATTCAAAATTGggggggaaaaggaaaaagaaaacgaacTGCTTGTTgccattttctctttcccttttggCACTCGGCGTGCATGTTTCCAGTGAAAAGCTTATGGGGAGCTCGCACACCTAGCGTGTCCaatgaaatgatatatatagaaagaatagaaaaaaaaaaaaggaaaagaaacgaACAAATCAAGCAAATTAATGTTGTACTACAAAAACTCCAGGTAGCTTAAACACAACTACCTCtaaaaatctcaaaccctcCAAAAAACCTGTCTACACATCTTACAGAATCTACTCTACTCTTCCTGTCAAACAGTTCAAAATCAATCCAAACATAAGTGCTTCCAATTCTCCTTCCAGTGCATAGCCCTATAGCACTGCTTACACTATTCCCAAACTTCCTTTTTCATATGGACTGCCTGACTAGACTCTTTATCTTTTTGGACAATTATATTTTGGCAAAACTCAATCCTCCAACAAACAATGTCAAATGTTATTTGTCAACACTTTTAAAGTCATCTAATGTTAAAATGTACTTGAAATCCATTTTTAACTTCTTATTAGGGAACCTTTTTTTTCCAAACTATTTTACCATGAAATATGCAGTTTAACCATCACCTCACAAGGAAGGAGTAAATGGTTGTTTGACTCTTCTTCTTTACAGAACAAGCAGCACCAATGCAATCAAATGCCTCTTTTGTTACAACCCAACTTGCTCTTGGGGGAATATACCTCTATCATTAGTCAAAGTGTTAGACCTCCTTCATTCCCTTTCTTCTGACTTTTTTTTAGATCAATGTTGAACTCACGTAAGTGTGACCTTTAGCAACTAATCAATTCACCTTCCTCTTGGTTCACATTACTCATATTAACAATTTTCATAACCTCCAAGAGGCTAACTAGAGACATGACATATTTCACTTTAGCATTATCAATATATGACCAATTCCCTGAATACTCTATCACAATCTTCCCTGGCCAAAGAGTCCATCAAAATACCACCCACCCACATATGTAACTAAAAATTCATTCTTTTACCTTCCCTCATTTGAACAGATCTTGTTTAATATCACCTTAATTTCATCCTAAACATTTCACACCTAGATTCCTTTCTTAAGTAATGTAAAGAGTCCAAATGCTTCTTCTATGGTTAAGGTATCCATCCTTACACCACTATTAAAACATGGAATTGTTATTGGTTCTTTGCacagtttattttttaataatgatgTATTCATTGCCTCCAATTGTTTAAGCCTCACTTCCTCAATTTTGAGGTAACATAATATATTTCATTCAATTcacctttttcctcttttttgatCCCTTATCGTCCACCCAAAGAAATTGAGTCGTCATTTTCTCGATCTGATTTATGACATATTCAGGCAACCAATAAATTTGCATCAAAAATCTAAAATGGTAACAAGGCtatgatttattaaaaataattgacCCTACATAAGAGAGATGTTGATTTTCCAAAAAGCATGCTTTCTTTCTAGCTTGTTCACCAACATCCTGCAATGATCTTCTACAAATTCCCAACAAAAGAAGGAAGCCTAAATATTTGATAGGTATTCACAcctcattttaaaatttgtaacaCTCCTCACCCTTATAATCTTGCACATTATATAACATTACCTTTGACTTGGATTTATTTATGTAAAATCCAACTTTCAACTCAAGTTCCTTGAGATAGATTTTAAGCTCTTTTAAAATCTTGATTGAAGCAGTACAAAAAATAATTGTCATCAACAAGACATTAAGAACTTATACTTTAATTCTTTCATCGATATTGTTGCaattatatcatttttttctttacttttgcTTTCAACCCTCTCATAAACATCTCCATGAAAACAATTAAAGGTAACAATGGATCCCCTTGTCTCAATCTTTTATTGCAGTCAAACTGCCTTCCCTCTGTACCATTTATGAGCAAAAAATATGAAGCAGATCTAATGCACATCATCATGCATAGGATTTAGTCTTCATGAAAGACTACAAATTGACTTCTAAGAATCCCCATGCGATGCAATCATATCCCTTCGAAAGATCAAGTTATAGACAAGCAAGTTATTGTTTAGCTTTCATAAACCAATCCATGATCTTATATcgaacaaaaaacaaattaatcatGGATTACTTAATCTTCAAGAAATGTGCCTTGGTTTTTCTTCATCACCTTAGCAAACATATAGTTCATCCTTAAACCAATGCTTTTTGCTGTAATTTTATATAAGCAATTGCACAAAGTAGTCTTTAATTCAGAAACCCCTGAAAACTTAAGAATAAGCATAATATTCATCTCATTGACACTCCAAATAAATCttctaattttgaaaaacatactATTCTTTGGAAATTGCATTAGTAATTATATCCAACATGTCTTGATAGAAAATATTCAGGAATCCATCTGGTCTCATGATAGTTTCTCCATCCATGCTAAAACCAATTTGCTAACTTCCTAACTAATAATTAGATCCATTAACCCTTAGCTATCACTATTTATAATATCTCTTCATCATTCACAAAACCTAACATAGTACTTGATGGTTCATTCTAATTCACGAACTCCTCAAACtaagaaatagaaattttcataaACTCCCTCTCAATTTCctctattttgtttttaatcTCTATTACTTCAACACAAATTTTTTGTCCATTT
This window of the Nymphaea colorata isolate Beijing-Zhang1983 chromosome 2, ASM883128v2, whole genome shotgun sequence genome carries:
- the LOC116249209 gene encoding thioredoxin-like protein CITRX, chloroplastic gives rise to the protein MAAVHVAVSSWRAPSLLRLPPQTALPSAAFRQPLLTLRRPSPLKARPVQRCAVASSGKYIRENYLVKKVSAKEVYDLVQGKRNVPLVIDFYATWCGPCILMAQDLEMLAVEYENNVMIVKVDTDDEYEFARDMQVRGLPTLFFVSPDPSKDAIRTEGLIPIEMMRKIIETEM